Proteins found in one Massilia sp. H6 genomic segment:
- a CDS encoding GNAT family N-acetyltransferase, which produces MPTRFDIRQAITGDAGAACALLRRSIEVGCKADHQDLPAVLEAWLGNKTSANVASWFSTPTNHALVAESAGQLLGLCLLTQAGKLALCYVAPEALRSGVGRALLLAAEEQARAWCIAKVHLHSPASASAFFERNGYVHAGKDKSCFGLECDLLWKQLDPKGQPAEVAADRAAARKRFCNCA; this is translated from the coding sequence ATGCCCACGCGGTTTGACATTCGCCAGGCGATAACCGGAGATGCTGGCGCAGCCTGTGCGCTGCTGCGCCGGTCCATCGAAGTCGGCTGCAAGGCCGATCACCAGGACCTGCCGGCAGTGCTCGAGGCCTGGCTCGGCAACAAGACGTCGGCCAATGTCGCTTCCTGGTTCTCTACCCCCACGAATCACGCTCTGGTGGCCGAAAGCGCTGGCCAGTTGCTGGGCCTGTGCCTGCTGACCCAGGCCGGCAAGCTCGCCCTCTGCTATGTCGCGCCGGAAGCCCTGCGCAGTGGCGTCGGGCGTGCGCTGCTGCTCGCTGCCGAAGAGCAGGCGCGCGCCTGGTGCATTGCCAAGGTACACCTGCACAGCCCGGCGAGCGCCAGCGCTTTCTTCGAGCGCAACGGCTACGTGCATGCCGGCAAGGACAAATCCTGCTTCGGCCTGGAATGCGACCTGCTGTGGAAGCAGCTCGATCCCAAAGGCCAGCCGGCCGAGGTTGCGGCCGACCGCGCGGCCGCGCGCAAGCGGTTCTGCAACTGCGCTTGA